The Fulvivirga ligni genome window below encodes:
- a CDS encoding BlaI/MecI/CopY family transcriptional regulator gives MEKLTRTEEPVMQIIWKLEKVFVKDIIDKLLEPKPPYNTISSIVRGLESKGMVGHESFGRTHRYFPLVTKSSYKRLIFKSLLTDYFEGSYANLMSFMIKSNDLKEDEEKELRKLIDKHYGE, from the coding sequence ATGGAAAAATTAACCAGAACGGAAGAACCAGTGATGCAAATTATCTGGAAGCTGGAAAAGGTCTTTGTTAAAGACATCATTGATAAGCTGCTAGAACCAAAACCGCCTTACAATACTATATCTTCTATAGTGAGAGGATTAGAGTCAAAGGGTATGGTAGGTCATGAATCATTTGGAAGAACACATCGGTATTTTCCATTAGTTACCAAATCATCATACAAGAGGCTCATTTTTAAGTCATTACTGACAGACTATTTCGAAGGCTCGTACGCCAACCTCATGTCTTTCATGATTAAATCCAATGACTTAAAAGAAGACGAGGAAAAAGAATTAAGAAAACTAATAGATAAGCACTATGGAGAATAA
- a CDS encoding M56 family metallopeptidase, with translation MENNYVTYLLEASLTSSILYLGYLAIKRHSSPTLLRKYLLAVICLSVLFPLLSFHLNGPDLATNLQLTNAYDSPMDLEITSREPVEMHETLPAIHTDSPPVSEPNKEHTRSLTDWLAIGYCIIAFIFVLRIIIAFLSLWRLRLRAKPAQYQGFTYFIVNVESFAGANFFKAIFIGSNYLQNDCLQAIITHEKIHADKWHTVDILLSEFYKAIFWFNPISWMLSRSIRLNTEYEVDQTMTSLFGRKSYANTLIHLSSQKSSLMLYNSFSAFYIKSRIKNMYSQKPTRWYVSFPTMILTLGLSFWLVSCNNEIENDAPYTDQAYENVKKITTTFTSHQADTQDKNSKVVAIAEYAPDHTINRFEQYTSYPYTREYATPRTFWINPKRIEVIMDGLDLGDAERNFLYGNDWPVIYAQLAELGKHPKFGNWEHVELTTKTEYAQSNFPEKIITESRYDFLRSGRKSLYVEEFEYEDDKVVKFLETADIFQTSEEQEVDFAYENDLLTEVSKGNKKMKFIYDDGLLVRSEYYIGANMYNYRKYIYNNINLKIRTEIYNRYNQPEYTINYDYEFYEPLISENSHNY, from the coding sequence ATGGAGAATAATTACGTCACCTATCTGCTAGAGGCTTCATTGACCAGCTCCATTCTATACCTGGGCTACCTGGCCATTAAAAGGCATTCAAGCCCAACCCTCCTCAGAAAGTATTTGCTAGCTGTAATCTGCTTAAGCGTACTCTTCCCTTTATTGTCTTTCCACTTAAATGGTCCTGATTTAGCCACTAATCTACAGCTCACCAATGCGTATGACTCTCCCATGGATCTAGAAATAACATCTAGGGAGCCTGTGGAGATGCATGAAACTCTTCCGGCAATTCATACTGATTCACCCCCTGTATCTGAGCCAAATAAAGAACACACACGATCTCTGACAGATTGGTTAGCAATAGGCTACTGTATAATTGCGTTCATTTTCGTTTTAAGGATAATCATAGCTTTCCTTTCTTTATGGAGACTTCGCTTAAGAGCAAAACCTGCACAATATCAAGGCTTTACTTATTTTATAGTAAATGTTGAAAGTTTCGCGGGAGCCAATTTTTTCAAAGCTATTTTCATAGGCAGTAATTATTTGCAAAATGATTGTCTTCAAGCCATTATAACTCATGAAAAAATTCATGCTGATAAATGGCATACCGTTGACATTCTTCTATCAGAGTTTTACAAAGCTATTTTCTGGTTCAACCCTATAAGTTGGATGCTCTCCCGCTCCATCAGGCTCAATACTGAATATGAGGTGGATCAGACAATGACCTCTCTTTTCGGCAGAAAATCATATGCCAATACTCTTATCCATCTTTCATCACAAAAGTCATCTCTTATGCTCTATAATTCATTCAGTGCTTTCTACATTAAAAGCAGAATTAAAAATATGTATTCTCAAAAGCCAACCAGGTGGTATGTATCCTTTCCCACCATGATACTGACTTTGGGGCTTTCATTTTGGCTGGTTTCATGTAATAATGAAATTGAAAATGATGCTCCCTACACAGATCAGGCATATGAAAATGTAAAAAAAATAACTACCACATTTACAAGCCACCAGGCAGATACACAGGATAAAAACAGTAAAGTAGTGGCCATAGCTGAGTATGCTCCAGATCATACCATCAACCGCTTTGAACAGTATACTTCTTACCCCTACACAAGAGAATATGCTACGCCCAGAACCTTTTGGATTAACCCTAAACGTATAGAAGTAATTATGGATGGCCTTGATTTAGGTGATGCGGAAAGAAACTTTCTTTATGGTAATGACTGGCCTGTAATTTACGCTCAACTAGCTGAATTGGGCAAGCATCCTAAATTTGGTAATTGGGAACATGTAGAATTAACTACCAAGACAGAATATGCACAGAGTAACTTTCCCGAAAAGATAATTACCGAAAGTAGATATGATTTTTTAAGGTCAGGCCGTAAAAGTCTGTATGTGGAAGAATTTGAATATGAGGATGATAAAGTGGTTAAATTTCTGGAAACAGCAGATATATTTCAGACATCAGAGGAGCAGGAAGTAGACTTTGCGTATGAGAACGATCTTCTAACAGAGGTTTCAAAGGGCAATAAAAAAATGAAATTCATTTACGATGATGGCCTTTTGGTTCGCTCTGAATATTATATAGGGGCTAATATGTACAACTACAGGAAGTACATCTACAACAATATAAATCTAAAAATAAGAACAGAGATTTATAACAGATATAATCAGCCAGAGTATACTATTAATTATGATTATGAATTTTACGAACCACTCATTTCAGAGAATTCTCATAATTATTAA
- a CDS encoding DUF1801 domain-containing protein, whose translation MKIEAASPDEYISKLPEDRQQAMQKLREVLSQNLPDGFEETMSYNMIGYVVPHGIYPAGYHCDTKLPLPFINIASQKNFIALYHMGLYADEKLLSWFQEEYPKHCSTKLDMGKSCIRFKKPDKIPFELIGELARKMTVEQWINNYENSLK comes from the coding sequence ATGAAAATAGAAGCCGCAAGTCCCGACGAATACATATCAAAACTACCTGAAGATCGCCAACAAGCCATGCAGAAATTGCGAGAGGTTTTGAGTCAAAATCTACCGGATGGATTTGAGGAGACCATGTCTTATAATATGATTGGTTATGTGGTGCCTCATGGTATTTATCCGGCTGGTTATCACTGTGATACCAAATTGCCTTTGCCGTTTATTAATATAGCTTCTCAGAAAAACTTCATTGCTTTATATCATATGGGATTATATGCTGATGAAAAGCTTCTGAGCTGGTTTCAGGAGGAGTACCCTAAGCATTGTTCTACCAAATTAGACATGGGCAAGAGCTGTATTCGATTTAAAAAACCAGATAAAATTCCTTTTGAACTCATTGGTGAGTTGGCCAGGAAAATGACTGTGGAGCAGTGGATTAATAATTATGAGAATTCTCTGAAATGA
- a CDS encoding group III truncated hemoglobin translates to MEKATEKHDILNLDDVKLLVNTFYDKIKVDPMLGGIFNGVIQDRWPEHLEKMYRFWQSILLEENTYTGRPFPPHMHLPVGKEHFDQWIKLFFDNIDTQFEGEKAHEAKYRAYKIAQTFHAKIEYIKNNS, encoded by the coding sequence ATGGAAAAAGCGACTGAAAAGCATGATATCCTTAACCTGGATGATGTAAAATTACTCGTCAATACTTTTTACGATAAGATAAAGGTAGACCCAATGCTGGGGGGTATTTTCAATGGTGTAATTCAGGACCGATGGCCAGAACATTTGGAGAAAATGTATCGTTTTTGGCAATCTATTTTACTGGAAGAAAACACCTACACTGGCCGACCTTTTCCTCCACACATGCATTTACCTGTAGGTAAGGAGCATTTCGATCAGTGGATTAAGTTGTTCTTCGATAATATTGACACTCAGTTTGAAGGTGAAAAGGCTCATGAAGCTAAATATCGAGCTTATAAAATAGCCCAAACCTTCCATGCTAAAATTGAGTACATCAAAAATAATAGCTAA
- a CDS encoding GNAT family N-acetyltransferase, producing the protein MGKYFFLSKIYVLSTCRGKGIGKKMMEYVVNQAKTINAGKIRLTVNKYNSGSIAAYHKMGFETVDSVNTDIGEGYFMDDYVLELPVNQ; encoded by the coding sequence ATGGGAAAGTACTTTTTTTTAAGCAAAATATACGTTCTCTCTACCTGCAGAGGCAAAGGAATCGGCAAAAAGATGATGGAGTATGTTGTTAACCAGGCAAAGACAATCAACGCAGGGAAAATCAGGCTTACAGTGAACAAATATAACTCTGGCAGCATAGCAGCTTACCATAAGATGGGTTTTGAAACCGTAGACTCTGTGAACACAGACATCGGAGAAGGCTATTTTATGGATGATTATGTCTTGGAACTACCCGTCAACCAATAG
- a CDS encoding potassium channel family protein, whose amino-acid sequence MNWIFIVSGATLVLLASYDIVRTTINNNGAGLLSSRIASSVWNLIFWISGKKGDSKILAQAGLIIIITLVHTWILATWFGYTLIFASDPDSIVISSSKEATIFQEKFYYVGYTLSTMGNGDMVANSLTWKVFSVIVSFSGLIYLTLAITYLIPLLSAVVAKRKLSAYIFFLGSTPVEMLNNGWDGDGFKNLQQHFRELADLILHHKERHLLYPILHYFHSTDDKYAAPKTLTVLDEAITILLYHPDLKEKFHKLDVKVLRNTLDEYLITLNSTYIGKSKENPSTPDLNLLKMTSSEGNEKLKPVFDKLRERRTLLAGLVKKDGWIWKDINQTKKITLTLDLEDVLSEL is encoded by the coding sequence ATGAACTGGATTTTTATCGTCAGCGGAGCTACCCTTGTGCTTCTTGCTTCTTATGACATTGTTAGAACTACTATTAATAATAACGGAGCCGGCCTGCTCTCTAGCCGGATAGCTTCCAGTGTATGGAATCTTATCTTTTGGATATCTGGAAAAAAAGGCGACAGCAAAATTTTAGCTCAAGCTGGTCTTATCATCATTATTACGCTGGTTCACACCTGGATATTAGCCACATGGTTTGGCTATACGCTTATTTTTGCATCAGATCCGGATTCTATAGTAATATCTTCATCAAAAGAAGCCACTATTTTTCAAGAGAAATTTTATTACGTAGGCTACACGCTTAGCACTATGGGTAATGGAGATATGGTGGCGAACAGTTTAACCTGGAAGGTATTTTCGGTCATAGTATCCTTCTCTGGTCTTATATATCTCACGTTGGCCATCACTTACCTCATTCCTCTACTATCTGCCGTGGTAGCCAAACGAAAACTTTCTGCCTACATCTTCTTCCTGGGCAGCACGCCAGTAGAGATGCTCAATAATGGATGGGACGGCGATGGATTTAAAAACTTACAGCAACACTTCCGTGAATTGGCAGACCTTATTCTACATCACAAAGAGCGACATCTCCTCTACCCCATTCTCCACTATTTTCACAGTACTGATGATAAGTACGCAGCCCCAAAAACCTTAACCGTACTGGACGAAGCCATCACGATCTTACTTTACCACCCAGACCTGAAAGAAAAGTTTCATAAGCTAGATGTGAAAGTGCTACGAAATACATTGGATGAATATCTAATTACATTAAACTCCACTTACATAGGTAAATCAAAAGAAAATCCATCCACACCTGATCTCAATCTTTTAAAAATGACCTCCTCTGAGGGCAACGAAAAACTGAAGCCTGTTTTTGATAAACTGAGAGAACGACGTACCCTGCTTGCAGGATTAGTGAAAAAAGATGGCTGGATATGGAAAGACATTAATCAAACCAAGAAAATTACGCTGACTTTAGATTTGGAAGATGTACTATCCGAGTTGTAA
- a CDS encoding pseudouridine synthase — protein sequence MSDHRHFLLHKPFGYLSQFVFNQPKRRNKKMLGELHDFPDGTMSIGRLDKNSEGLLMLTTDGKMSYHVRSRKVEKEYLAQVEGEITSEAIEQLRSGVEIRIDGAPYITRPCKVELLNEPPDYIEPKDFGNRTSRWISMTLTEGKFRQVRKMTDMVGFRTLRLIRIRIGDTHLEGLAPGEVKEVNELIS from the coding sequence ATGTCTGATCACCGTCATTTTCTTCTTCACAAACCTTTTGGGTATCTCTCTCAATTTGTTTTTAACCAACCTAAGCGCCGAAACAAGAAAATGCTGGGCGAGTTGCATGATTTTCCTGATGGTACCATGTCTATTGGTAGGTTAGACAAAAACTCAGAAGGTCTCTTAATGCTTACCACCGATGGCAAAATGAGTTACCATGTACGAAGCCGAAAGGTTGAAAAAGAGTATCTGGCACAGGTGGAAGGAGAAATTACCAGTGAGGCCATAGAGCAATTGAGATCTGGTGTGGAAATTAGAATTGATGGAGCCCCCTATATCACCAGACCTTGTAAAGTAGAACTTCTGAATGAACCCCCTGACTACATAGAGCCTAAAGATTTTGGCAACCGTACCAGTCGCTGGATTTCTATGACTTTAACAGAAGGCAAGTTCAGACAAGTGCGCAAGATGACTGATATGGTAGGTTTTAGAACCCTTCGACTAATCCGAATACGTATAGGTGACACACATTTAGAAGGACTAGCTCCAGGGGAAGTAAAAGAGGTAAATGAACTGATTTCTTGA
- a CDS encoding porin, with protein MKRVLLILILGCASGLVQAQVTFGTGDHVIEIKGRLSTYYNQRFLKDGEEDQKKDRFKLRDAQIDLEGRIKDIWEYEIQVDFADLAAGGEIDPANPGLMDTYVTYKGLSFVNVKVGYGKLPYSRSSMTPFPYSPYWQRSQIARGDLFSRRDVGVTLYKDIWQSRINVYAGAYTGLGEYSLKGDNDASGNLEYVGRVDFSYPAGSKKREVDYVHTPVPLFSVGINGRYANKSLPEGEDFPENSQGEYGMSVIDGKKYVYGFDVSLMYQGFSGQFEMHQVKGEPQDPANPLLLGLSSDKTDGYFLAGGYYGQLSYFAKCLKTILSVRYEQLNLNDLAEGDSKRLSAALAYQLKGFDAMFKAQYFNVLSEEEAIDALKWKEQIRVGLVLNL; from the coding sequence TTGAAAAGAGTATTATTAATATTGATATTGGGTTGTGCAAGCGGTTTAGTGCAGGCTCAGGTGACCTTCGGTACGGGAGATCATGTTATTGAAATAAAAGGCCGACTTTCTACCTATTATAACCAGAGGTTTTTGAAAGATGGAGAGGAAGATCAGAAGAAAGATCGCTTCAAACTGCGTGATGCACAGATAGATCTGGAAGGGCGCATCAAAGATATCTGGGAATATGAGATTCAGGTAGATTTTGCAGACCTTGCGGCTGGTGGTGAAATAGATCCTGCTAACCCTGGATTAATGGATACCTATGTTACTTATAAAGGGTTATCATTTGTAAATGTGAAAGTTGGATATGGCAAACTTCCTTATTCGAGAAGTTCTATGACTCCCTTCCCATATTCGCCTTACTGGCAGAGATCACAAATTGCCAGAGGAGATCTTTTCAGTAGAAGAGATGTGGGTGTTACGCTTTATAAAGATATCTGGCAAAGCCGAATTAATGTATACGCTGGAGCCTATACTGGTTTAGGTGAATATTCATTAAAAGGTGATAATGATGCCAGCGGAAACCTGGAATATGTTGGTAGAGTGGATTTTTCATATCCTGCTGGCAGCAAGAAAAGGGAGGTGGATTATGTGCACACGCCGGTTCCTTTGTTTTCGGTAGGTATCAATGGCCGATATGCTAATAAGAGCTTACCAGAAGGAGAAGATTTTCCTGAAAACAGTCAGGGAGAGTATGGCATGAGCGTGATAGATGGGAAGAAGTATGTGTATGGCTTCGATGTTTCATTGATGTATCAGGGTTTTTCTGGTCAGTTTGAGATGCATCAGGTAAAAGGTGAACCTCAGGATCCTGCTAATCCATTATTGTTAGGTTTGTCATCAGATAAAACGGATGGATATTTTCTGGCCGGGGGGTATTATGGTCAGTTAAGTTACTTCGCTAAATGCTTAAAAACTATTCTTAGTGTTCGCTACGAACAATTGAATTTAAATGACCTGGCAGAAGGCGATTCCAAAAGACTTTCAGCGGCTTTGGCTTATCAGCTAAAAGGGTTTGATGCTATGTTTAAAGCGCAATATTTCAATGTACTCTCAGAGGAAGAGGCTATTGATGCTTTGAAGTGGAAGGAGCAAATAAGAGTAGGCTTAGTACTCAATTTATAG
- a CDS encoding SdiA-regulated domain-containing protein translates to MTLLQKVLSVALVFSCTCLFAQDLKLKPTEKLSIDIPEPSDVALAHSGQSLFIVSDDGYLFETDLKGKVLRKAETYKGVDDEAVYADENYVYAVEEFSRTIKLFDLETLTLQRTYEMPYHGGRNKSYEAFTFNKARNRFLLITEKDPTYLFELDKSFEKINTIDISHIARDISAATVYNGYVWLLSDEDRSIYKLNAETYEVLSQWEIPVLNPEGLTFDTNGNIIVISDAMRKIYYFNNPEN, encoded by the coding sequence ATGACATTACTTCAAAAGGTGCTTAGTGTGGCTTTGGTTTTTAGCTGCACTTGTCTTTTTGCACAAGATTTAAAATTAAAACCTACGGAAAAGCTCTCAATAGATATTCCTGAGCCTTCTGATGTGGCTTTGGCTCATAGTGGACAATCCCTCTTTATAGTTAGTGATGATGGTTATTTGTTTGAAACAGATCTTAAAGGGAAAGTACTGAGAAAGGCAGAGACCTATAAAGGTGTAGATGATGAGGCAGTTTATGCAGATGAAAATTATGTTTATGCTGTGGAGGAATTCTCAAGAACTATTAAGCTGTTTGATCTAGAGACACTTACACTGCAAAGAACTTATGAGATGCCTTACCATGGCGGTAGAAACAAGAGTTATGAAGCTTTCACTTTTAACAAAGCCAGAAATCGCTTCTTGTTGATAACAGAAAAGGATCCTACCTATCTTTTTGAGTTGGATAAAAGTTTTGAGAAAATCAATACAATCGACATCAGTCACATAGCACGAGATATTTCAGCTGCAACCGTTTATAATGGCTATGTGTGGTTGCTAAGCGATGAGGACCGAAGCATCTATAAGTTAAATGCAGAAACTTATGAAGTACTTTCCCAGTGGGAAATTCCTGTTCTTAACCCTGAAGGCCTCACTTTTGATACGAATGGCAATATCATAGTGATATCTGATGCCATGCGTAAAATCTATTATTTCAATAACCCTGAAAATTAA